A stretch of the Capsicum annuum cultivar UCD-10X-F1 chromosome 8, UCD10Xv1.1, whole genome shotgun sequence genome encodes the following:
- the LOC107839888 gene encoding uncharacterized protein At5g49945 yields the protein MAKHSFSLSPLSSFLLPRGDTLFYLIALFSILSLLLHHLSPVSAEHRHFEGFDADDIDDFVDPDEPISAAQNLPPPLPTTTLSVSDPVESHHGPPPPPSDSATQVTSQPSDPKPASMSFEEWDEDEFEGIPQSPPSDSALITESATETYTSSESDPGLKPELELESERPRSISDYTVEIVCVSFLIMFVINYFTGKKENENVALAWASKFATKDSIFDKNFSLLGVGETDDSPLLLKEGQNVFKFYASGRRFCQGLLATMELKSRHDLISRLYNMVVPCKDEITFEVYMNDDAMDHVVVAVAKKKLAKTMQKEITDLQRFASVVSPPNGRKWIADELAVVAESKEVAGDMISETVLDQVFGDKAYEKFGKGFISMHLSDQHQGSHKKMLVFKFALPDAKNMADMTRLVALVPYYIDLIGRYKLSSHARSKTEGARMKVAQEIYKELQNARQEALQRKKAEQRKKIEETEAKLSAEALRKKEAKERARQMKKAMPKMKMTRAG from the exons ATGGCGAAACACTCCTTTTCCCTTTCCCCTCTTTCCTCCTTCCTCCTCCCTAGAGGCGACACTCTCTTTTACCTTATTGCCCTTTTCTCTATCCTCTCCCTTCTCCTCCACCACCTCTCTCCCGTCTCCGCCGAGCACCGCCACTTCGAGGGTTTCGACGCCGATGATATCGACGACTTTGTTGACCCCGATGAACCCATCTCCGCCGCACAAAACCTCCCTCCTCCTCTACCTACCACCACTCTCTCCGTCTCCGACCCTGTTGAATCTCACCATGGTCCTCCTCCTCCTCCGTCTGATTCTGCCACTCAAGTTACGTCTCAGCCGTCGGATCCGAAGCCTGCGTCCATGTCCTTTGAGGAATGGGATGAAGATGAGTTCGAAGGTATTCCTCAATCTCCGCCCTCTGATTCCGCTTTAATTACGGAATCTGCCACTGAGACTTACACTTCTTCCGAATCGGATCCCGGTTTGAAACCTGAACTGGAGCTTGAGAGTGAAAGGCCGAGATCGATATCGGATTACACTGTTGAGATAGTTTGTGTTTCTTTCTTGATTATGTTTGTAATAAACTACTTTACCGGGAAGAAGGAGAATGAGAACGTAGCGTTAGCTTGGGCGAGTAAATTCGCGACGAAGGATTCCATATTTGACAAGAATTTTAGTTTGTTGGGTGTTGGGGAAACGGATGATTCGCCATTGTTgttaaaagaaggacaaaatgtGTTCAAATTTTATGCTAGTGGGAGGAGATTTTGTCAGGGTTTGCTGGCTACGATGGAGCTAAAAAGTCGGCATGATTTGATATCGAGGTTGTATAATATGGTGGTGCCTTGTAAAGATGAGATAACGTTTGAGGTGTATATGAATGATGATGCAATGGATCATGTGGTGGTTGCTGTGGCTAAGAAGAAATTGGCCAAGACAATGCAAAAAGAGATTACGGATCTCCAGAGATTTGCATCAGTGGTGAGTCCACCAAATGGGAGGAAGTGGATTGCTGACGAGTTGGCTGTTGTTGCTGAGTCAAAAGAGGTGGCTGGGGATATGATCAGCGAAACCGTGCTTGATCAG GTTTTCGGTGACAAAGCATATGAGAAATTTGGTAAAGGTTTCATCTCGATGCATCTCTCTGATCAACATCAGGGGTCTCACAAGAAGATGCTGGTATTCAAGTTTGCTCTCCCTGATGCCAAAAACATGGCTGACATGACCCGGCTTGTGGCTCTTGTACCTTATTACATCGACTTAATTGGACGATACAAGCTAAGCTCGCAT GCCCGCTCTAAAACTGAAGGAGCAAGAATGAAGGTTGCCCAAGAGATTTACAAAGAACTCCAGAATGCCAGGCAAGAAGCACTGCAGAGGAAGAAGGCTGAACAGAGAAAGAAGATAGAGGAAACTGAGGCTAAGCTTAGTGCAGAGGCACTTCGCAAGAAAGAAGCTAAAGAGCGTGCTCGGCAGATGAAGAAGGCAATGCCAAAAATGAAGATGACCCGTGCTGGGTAG